In Plodia interpunctella isolate USDA-ARS_2022_Savannah chromosome 19, ilPloInte3.2, whole genome shotgun sequence, a genomic segment contains:
- the kmr gene encoding uncharacterized protein kmr isoform X7 encodes MAAAAPAASCISMDRGCGFDCLVHLWEWLDPPVVQSQYPMENKKSLPATQQPLTQQQLMAHHVHPDQIYSPQQTQLAAHLTSAQTGQIQPNGVMHQLLQSQYHSNMNARSPLLENRHELYGTGLNQDYTRHYGANDNYNYPQSPPGHERTDIHTDHNVNHELLHNIPKGYNAEVYQDYLKRNPPKDANQIYQNHQPMYRPNANAYGSKPYLPYSNRIGPQSNTELLRRQYNELQQMKLQQQMHYQNQAQMYQQQKFAERQLLLQQIHGVQPPPNLQNSIYSDGSYRDLDRYSSKNDFKDYSSPDIQKDIEMYTRNEIEKQNRHYLESQWQTNQPLEYRESDRHRRQSESDKSKPQSPPSDYSHQNEKNNIGVVSPMKSSESSSPSVKSPSSDSRRSSGGNQALRSPIAQRIPSAPVAMSGILYKQGSDGLKVWRKRWFVLSEYCLFYYKSQDEEKLLGSVLLPSYKVSACSSEDKVLRKYSFKLEHANMRTYVLAAPDQESMLKWVKALTMAALMQSPNEQPQKQIERPPAKTEEGDEVPGPTYANAPPKPRRSNEGYNSPSPDMYDPNYDILKKPASHYSQGTNHTRYQDHTNYPSSPNLESTYTRSPPPVQPTQYQTKRSYDTHHLSLPLTNTVSDKLENNQPSTSSAYKSNPQSPYFNDRSRYQHPRQPTQDNTQESLYDTQQPGPRNPFLQDNTPPMDDRNGSKEQAIQHNQSALEQERVQSNYHDDYSETREKSKSNIDSNVYNKDIYGEMTRSNRGPSVTNERLLVDRRTPDAYGRANTMASYTKGKIGDYEDVYGMYAAENEYGKTYAKSPPQSSQTNAGNNLSSQQRQQQQEYGGNYHQEKTFSGPSVLRRKKMQSSGIQPPVPRPHSADFLEYESKNETLNKTMPSTATCDPPRQPQRPKSSLDINSYYDPSSDRYYSEESYAEKMRQSAQYLQQQGLGPKNIQIPLAKYASGLAEKQLNSPYSQVTNNNYETEFAPKKPARDNISYNSKYSDLEGLNSNWTLKEKGIEHQKDVLNRSGSVMSDGSNISFVKENMSRFDPTSEGFMRSASARLPSTLTEKDGDKKVQQREESMKRLLEWKQRMLQSPLTRKSTPATISLARSLNQSRQSLRSDQYKSKTYTNATYNSYSSDDEASMTMPGAHMDSNSNNNSSNQQALSKKAFLGSNTSIGRNTRDANIPVRAVSPRVRWVEDKTSNDHYGSQQMSTSQQNLHTLSTEDVWATTRSPSRASQQPIRAVSPRVRRNTETDDLESLSSLKAIEREESLQRLEQLKMQLMELEHHYEKSKPLVQLVDNMVKLGSLYNRPGSTVERLERNQRLRQKVLAEHAMEQQRWLESAAAGKPLETEAARARVAELWALEQELADEAAILQGLKTDKDTLESLLTGVRGKLDSVPRTDITRSSMSNIMNSGAGAGLEAELARVHAMLAHNSKVYKKLEQTVADNARLERELQQLRRALQARRSAGPAHPTALLEDEVTRVQQLVSALQRQRQELSRAVRHLTQQSQALQTTHDSMPGKQRRPSSIWQETNLDTGHTIEHGQGDYDYDINGLVPPGHYEHTNVETPLYVDTRPSAPDLTSPMTSEDMQHGGFANLSNVEKQEIKTVRIVKRESERRQRDRERSLQPMSDWTSNNITANLDQFIEEELVQSLNYARASSVPRTDFSKFEEYYAKPQEPPNYLRINDKNMELSPKYPSSPSLSNYDYSRDISSLSSSYHKSYDRSGYDRTISLSTQYLNSPTDSSRTLTNDPLSKTSSIVSLTRSHMELSPIFKSEAAKQIITEMSGEPKNGSLHRRQVPKEKRRHYTAPHHLSAKTLNEMPKEVYNQDVSTEKKMGRSLDDADMERALRGAAPDVVRSALPAPRRAAAAIDQLLAAPRKIIIPERYVPEKPPELSPEEQQKRQEKVESIKKMLSSSSADPNKSPDGEEKRQREHLLQMNQILAKQVTEMSKIIAVKALEELPERDQNYDLDDRSPDVELPIYQQRDNFFT; translated from the exons gCTTGATCCACCCGTAGTACAGTCACAATATCCAATGGAAAACAAGAAATCATTACCGGCTACCCAGCAGCCCTTGACACAACAGCAGCTAATGGCACACCATGTCCACCCAGATCAGATATACTCCCCGCAACAGACACAGCTGGCAGCACACCTCACTTCTGCGCAAACTGGTCAAATACAACCCAATGGCGTCATGCACCAGCTGCTACAAAGTCAATACCATTCAAACATGAATGCCCGGTCTCCGCTCCTAGAAAACAGACACGAACTATATGGAACTGGGCTCAATCAAGACTATACAAGGCACTACGGAGCTAATGATAATTACAACTATCCTCAGTCACCACCCGGACACGAAAGAACAGATATACATACTGATCATAATGTTAATCATGagttattacataatatacccAAAGGGTACAATGCAGAAGTCTATCAGGATTATTTGAAACGTAACCCACCGAAAGATGCCAATCAAATATACCAAAATCATCAACCAATGTATAGACCAAACGCTAATGCATACGGTTCCAAGCCATATCTTCCGTATTCAAATAGGATAGGACCACAGAGTAACACTGAGCTATTACGGAGACAGTACAACGAGCTTCAACAAATGAAATTACAACAGCAAATGCATTACCAAAACCAAGCGCAGATGTATCAGCAACAAAAGTTCGCTGAACGACAACTTTTGCTTCAACAGATTCACGGCGTACAGCCGCCAcctaatttacaaaatagtatATACTCAGACGGTTCTTATAGGGATTTAGATCGATATAGTAGTAAAAACGATTTCAAAGACTATAGTAGTCCTGATATACAAAAAGACATTGAAATGTATACGagaaatgaaatagaaaagcAAAACCGACATTATCTAGAATCTCAATGGCAAACTAACCAGCCACTTGAATATCGGGAATCTGATAGACACAGACGGCAATCAGAGAGCGATAAAAGCAAACCTCAATCACCTCCATCCGATTATAGCCACCAAAACGAGAAGAACAACATTGGTGTTGTATCACCTATGAAGTCCAGTGAGTCTAGTTCACCAAGTGTAAAATCTCCATCTTCGGATAGTCGCCGGAGTAGTGGTGGTAATCAAGCGCTGAGATCTCCTATAGCTCAAAGGATTCCGTCGGCACCGGTTGCTATGTCGGGTATATTGTACAAACAGGGTTCAGATGGACTCAAAGTATGGAGAAAGAGATGGTTCGTTTTGTCAGAGTACTGTTTATTCTACTACAAAA GTCAAGATGAGGAAAAGCTCTTGGGATCAGTACTTTTGCCGTCATACAAAGTGTCGGCGTGTTCATCGGAGGACAAAGTACTTAGGAAGTATTCATTCAAGCTAGAGCATGCGAATATGAGGACATACGTGCTCGCGGCTCCTGATCAGGAGTCAATGCTGAAATGGGTCAAGGCACTGACCATGGCCGCACTGATGCAAAGCCCCAA TGAGCAACCACAAAAACAGATCGAGCGGCCACCTGCGAAAACCgag gAGGGAGATGAAGTACCAGGACCAACTTACGCAAACGCTCCACCAAAACCTCGACGGTCTAACGAAGGTTATAATTCTCCTAGTCCTGATAT GTACGATCCAAATTACGACATTCTAAAAAAGCCAGCATCACACTACAGTCAAGGCACTAATCACACTCGTTATCAAGATCACACAAACTATCCAAGCAGTCCAAACCTGGAGAGTACATACACCCGTAGCCCGCCACCAGTACAGCCAACTCAATACCAGACGAAACGATCTTATGACACGCATCACCTCTCCCTGCCATTGACTAACACAGTCTCtgataaattagaaaataaccAACCAAGTACTTCATCAGCGTACAAATCTAATCCTCAATCGCCTTACTTTAACGATAGGTCACGATATCAACATCCTCGACAGCCTACGCAAGACAACACGCAAGAAAGTTTGTACGATACACAGCAACCTGGACCTCGCAATCCTTTCCTACAGGATAATACACCACCAATGGATGATAGAAACGGGTCTAAAGAACAAGCTATTCAACATAACCAATCTGCATTGGAGCAAGAAAGAGTACAATCAAATTATCATGACGATTATTCAGAGACTCGAGAGAAATCTAAATCTAATATTGACAGCAATGTCTATAACAAAGATATTTATGGTGAAATGACACGGTCGAACAGGGGACCGAGTGTGACTAATGAGCGATTATTGGTCGATAGACGGACACCTGATGCATATGGTCGTGCTAATACCATGGCTTCTTATACCAAGGGTAAAATCGGAGACTATGAAGATGTCTATGGAATGTATGCAGCGGAGAATGAGTACGGCAAAACATATGCTAAGTCACCTCCTCAGTCGTCTCAGACAAACGCTGGTAATAATCTTTCTAGTCAACAGCGGCAGCAACAACAAGAATATGGCGggaattat cACCAGGAAAAGACTTTTAGCGGACCATCAGTAttaagaagaaagaaaatgcAATCTAGTGGTATTCAGCCTCCAGTGCCCAGGCCTCATAGTGCCGATTTTCTTGAGTATGAATCCAAGAACGAGACGTTAAATAAAACCATGCCAAGTACAGCGACATGTGATCCACCTCGCCAACCACAACGGCCTAAGTCTAGTCTtgatataaattcatattacGATCCAAGCTCTGATAGATATTACTCAGAAGAAAGTTATGCAGAGAAAATGAGACAATCGGcacaatatttacaacaacaaGGATTAGGACCTAAAAATATTCAGATACCATTAGCAAAATATGCGAGTGGATTAGCAGAAAAACAGCTCAATTCTCCTTACTCTCAGgtcactaataataattacgagACCGAATTCGCCCCAAAAAAACCTGCACGAGATAACATTAGTTATAATTCAAAGTATAGTGATTTAGAAGGTTTAAATTCTAATTGgactttaaaagaaaaaggcATTGAACATCAAAAAGATGTTTTGAATCGAAGTGGAAGCGTCATGAGCGATGgttctaatattagttttgttaaagaaaatatgagCAGATTTGATCCCACATCAGAAGGATTTATGAGATCAGCTAGTGCTAGGTTACCATCAACACTAACAGAAAAAGATGGCGACAAGAAAGTTCAAcag cGAGAAGAATCAATGAAACGCTTGCTTGAGTGGAAACAGAGAATGCTTCAATCACCGTTGACGAGAAAAAGCACCCCAGCTACTATATCACTGGCTCGGTCTTTGAACCAAAGTCGGCAGTCTCTAAGATCAGACCAGTATAAATCTAAAACCTATACAAATGCTACATATAACAGTTATTCTTCTGACGATGAAG CTTCTATGACAATGCCAGGCGCACATATGGACTCCAACTCAAATAATAATTCGTCAAATCAGCAAGCATTATCAAAAAAAGCTTTTCTTGGAAGTAACACCTCTATCGGAAGAAATACCAGAGATGCTAACATACCTGTACGGGCTGTTAGTCCTAGAGTTAGATGGGTCGAAGACAAAACTTCTAATGATCACTATGGATCACAACAGATGTCTACTTCACAACAAAAT tTACATACACTAAGTACAGAGGATGTCTGGGCTACAACTCGGTCGCCTTCAAGAGCTTCTCAACAACCTATCCGAGCTGTTAGTCCACGGGTCCGAAGGAACACAGAAACTGATGATTtg gaaTCCCTCAGTTCTTTAAAAGCAATAGAACGTGAAGAGAGCCTGCAACGTCTTGAACAACTCAAAATGCAATTGATGGAATTAGAGCATCATTATGAAAAGAGCAAGCCTTTGGTACAACTAGTGGATAACATGGTCAAGTTGGGGTCATTGTATAACAGACCCGGTTCCACTGTCGAGCGGCTTGAAAGGAACCAGAGATTAAGGCAAAAGGTCCTTGCAGAACACGCAATGGAACAGCAAAG atGGCTGGAAAGTGCTGCAGCAGGAAAACCCTTGGAGACAGAAGCCGCCCGGGCCAGAGTGGCAGAACTTTGGGCGTTAGAACAGGAACTGGCCGACGAAGCTGCTATCCTGCAGGGATTGAAGACTGACAAAGATACTTTAGAATCTTTGCTCACTG gTGTTCGAGGAAAATTAGACAGCGTTCCTCGCACAGACATCACTCGCAGCAGTATGAGCAACATTATGAATTCCGGAGCAGGCGCGGGGCTCGAGGCGGAGTTGGCGCGCGTGCACGCCATGCTCGCGCACAATTCTAAGGTTTATAAG AAACTGGAGCAGACGGTGGCAGACAACGCGCGGTTGGAGCGCGAGCTGCAGCAGCTGCGGCGCGCGCTGCAGGCGCGGCGCTCCGCCGGGCCCGCGCATCCCACCGCCTTGCTCGAGGACG AGGTGACACGAGTACAACAACTGGTATCAGCGCTGCAGCGCCAGCGACAGGAGCTAAGCCGAGCTGTGAGACACCTCACGCAGCAATCTCAGGCGCTGCAGACCACGCACGACTCCATGCCAG GTAAACAACGCCGGCCTTCATCCATCTGGCAGGAGACCAACCTGGATACCGGTCATACGATCGAGCACGGACAAGGAGACTACGACTACGACATTAATGGACTAGTTCCACCTGGACATTACGAACATACCAATGTGGAGACTCCGTTATATGTTGATACTAGGCCTTCTGCCCCTGACCTCACATCTCCGATGACTAGTGAAGATATGCAGCATGGAGGATTCG CAAATCTGTCGAATGTAGAAAAACAAGAGATCAAAACGGTCAGGATTGTTAAAAGAGAAAGCGAAAGACGACAAAGAGACAGAGAACGCTCACTACAGCCGATGTCAGATTGGACTTCCAACAACATTACAGCCAATCTTGACCAATTCATAGAGGAAGAACTAGTACAATCTCTAAATTATGCCAGAGCTTCATCAGTTCCTCGCACCGATTTTAGTAAATTCGAAGAATATTACGCAAAACCGCAAGAACCTCCAAATTATCTTCGcataaatgataaaaacatGGAACTTAGTCCCAAATATCCATCAAGTCCTTCGCTATCTAACTATGATTACTCTCGCGACATATCGTCTCTTAGCAGCAGTTACCATAAGAGCTACGATCGGTCTGGTTATGATAGAACCATTTCGCTTTCAACTCAGTACCTGAACAGCCCTACAGATAGTTCCAGAACTTTAACTAACGATCCCTTATCAAAAACTAGTAGTATAGTAAGTCTGACGCGGTCCCATATGGAGCTATCTCCGATATTCAAGAGTGAAGCAGCTAAGCAAATCATAACGGAGATGTCTGGAGAGCCAAAGAATGGATCTTTACATAGGAGACAAGTTCCGAAAGAAAAGAGACGGCATTATACTGCACCACATCATCTTAGTGCAAAGACATTGAACGAAATGCCTAAAGAAGTATATAATCAAGATGTAAGTACCGAAAAA aAAATGGGTCGTTCCCTGGACGACGCGGACATGGAGCGCGCGCTGCGCGGCGCGGCGCCCGACGTGGTGCGGTCGGCGCTgcccgcgccgcgccgcgccgccgccgccatcGACCAGCTGCTCGCCGCGCCGCGCAAGATAATCATTCCCGAGCGCTACGTCCCTGAAAAG ccTCCAGAACTATCGCCGGAAGAGCAACAGAAGCGTCAAGAGAAGGTGGAATCAATTAAGAAAATGCTCTCAAGTTCTTCAGCCGACCCTAACAAG AGCCCCGACGGAGAAGAGAAGCGACAGCGGGAACATTTGCTGCAGATGAACCAGATTCTAGCCAAGCAGGTCACCGAGATGAGCAAAATCATCGCCG TGAAAGCGTTAGAAGAGCTGCCAGAGCGAGACCAAAACTACGATTTGGACGATCGGTCGCCCGATGTCGAACTCCCCATTTACCAACAACGAGAcaactttttcacgtaa